The Paraburkholderia caffeinilytica genome segment CGGGCTATGGATTGGCCAGTCAGGGCTGGACAATCAACTCGCCGGAGCGGCCTGGAATTTCGCCCCACGTAACAGGGTACGATGGCAGCGTGCTGCGGTCTAGCGTGACGTAGTAATCACCCATGGTCGCGAAGGTGTGGCCTTGCGCACGCCAGCCTCCCAGCAGCTGTTCGAAAATCGGCGCGAGCTTTTGTCCTTCGAGTTCCGCGTGCAGCGTGAACACCTGATCGTGCGGATTGTTTTCGGTGTGCTTCAGCATCCATGCGGCGACGTTGTGCTCGTCGACGCCATCCACGCCGAGCACTTCGTCGAGCGTGGGCAGCGTGGTGGGCATCTGCACATGCGACAGTTGCTTGCCGCCGACCACCGGCAGATACGGGGAGTGGCCGCGTCCGTCGGACGCATAGTGCATGCCCCACGCGTCGATCTGCTCGAACGCATGCCCGTTCATCTGCCAACCCGCCGCCCCGTGCGTGACGGGCGGCGCACCGAAGATCGCGACGAAGCGGTTGAAGCTCTTCTGCATCTGCTTCTCGGTCCACTCGCGGTCTTGCGAACGCACGTTGTCCTGCCAGTACACGTGGTCCCAGGTGTGGATGCCGCATTCGAAGCCGGCCTCGTGAATCGCGCGCATTTCCGCGGCGGTCTTCACGCCGATATCCGGCCCCGGCAGCAGCACGCCGTACATCAGTTGCCTGATGCCGTAATGTTCGACCACCGACGTGCGCGACACCTTCTTCAGAAAGCCCGGCCGCAACACGCGGCGCATCGCCCAACCGGTGTGGTCGGGCCCGAGGCTGAAGAGGAAAGTGGCGC includes the following:
- a CDS encoding polysaccharide deacetylase family protein; this translates as MARIVLKIDVDTLRGTREGVPNLARIFDRFKARATFLFSLGPDHTGWAMRRVLRPGFLKKVSRTSVVEHYGIRQLMYGVLLPGPDIGVKTAAEMRAIHEAGFECGIHTWDHVYWQDNVRSQDREWTEKQMQKSFNRFVAIFGAPPVTHGAAGWQMNGHAFEQIDAWGMHYASDGRGHSPYLPVVGGKQLSHVQMPTTLPTLDEVLGVDGVDEHNVAAWMLKHTENNPHDQVFTLHAELEGQKLAPIFEQLLGGWRAQGHTFATMGDYYVTLDRSTLPSYPVTWGEIPGRSGELIVQP